A window from Bosea sp. ANAM02 encodes these proteins:
- a CDS encoding amino acid ABC transporter substrate-binding protein — MKMPNLGLGAILAAACLLAQPAAADTLKAIRDRGNIICGTSTGVAGFSTQDANGRWQGFDIDICRALAAAIFNDTEKASFVPLTSKDRLIALQTGEIDVLPRTTTWTLARNTGQGVTFTGVNYYDGQGFMVPKKLGVATASKLDGASICVAQGTTSELNLADYFRRTKMKYEVAAFGTAEDALKAYESGRCDAYTTDVSALSANLLKFRDPGDHVVLPEVISKEPLGPWVRSGDDAWFNLVRWTLFTLINAEELGVTKANVRELAETSANPEIRRFLGKDGKFGEALGVTNDWTVRIIAAVGNYGESFERNLGRSSPMKLQRGPNALWTEGGLQYSPPFR; from the coding sequence ATGAAGATGCCTAATCTTGGTCTGGGCGCGATCCTCGCTGCGGCCTGCCTCCTCGCGCAACCCGCCGCAGCAGACACGCTCAAGGCGATCCGCGATCGCGGCAATATCATCTGCGGCACCAGCACCGGTGTCGCCGGCTTCTCGACTCAGGATGCCAACGGCCGCTGGCAGGGCTTCGACATCGACATCTGCCGGGCCTTGGCGGCTGCAATCTTCAACGACACGGAGAAGGCATCCTTCGTCCCATTGACTTCGAAGGATCGGCTGATCGCCTTGCAGACCGGCGAGATCGATGTATTGCCGCGCACCACGACATGGACGCTGGCGCGCAACACCGGACAAGGCGTCACCTTCACCGGCGTGAACTACTATGACGGCCAGGGCTTCATGGTGCCCAAGAAATTGGGCGTCGCCACTGCCAGCAAGCTCGACGGCGCCTCGATCTGCGTCGCGCAGGGCACGACGAGCGAACTGAACCTCGCCGATTATTTCCGCCGCACGAAGATGAAATACGAGGTCGCCGCCTTCGGCACCGCAGAGGATGCGCTGAAGGCCTACGAGTCCGGGCGCTGCGACGCCTACACGACCGACGTATCCGCGCTTTCGGCCAATCTCCTGAAGTTCAGGGACCCGGGCGACCATGTCGTACTCCCCGAGGTCATCTCGAAGGAACCGCTCGGCCCCTGGGTGCGCAGCGGCGACGATGCCTGGTTCAATCTCGTGCGCTGGACCCTGTTCACGCTGATCAATGCCGAGGAGCTCGGCGTGACCAAGGCCAATGTCCGGGAACTGGCGGAAACCTCCGCCAATCCCGAAATCCGCCGTTTCCTCGGTAAGGATGGCAAGTTTGGTGAGGCCCTCGGCGTGACCAACGATTGGACCGTGCGGATCATCGCCGCCGTCGGCAATTACGGCGAGAGCTTCGAGCGCAATCTCGGCAGGAGCTCGCCGATGAAGCTCCAGCGCGGCCCGAATGCGCTCTGGACCGAGGGCGGTCTCCAGTACTCCCCGCCGTTCCGATGA
- a CDS encoding PLP-dependent transferase: MHDLTLCVHHPAVNEEGYASLAVPTHRASTIVYPDGASFMARKYRGFDGYTYGLHGTPTTRTLEAQLTILHDGVRTVLVPSGQAAVTIVMLSVLMPGDKVLIPDHVYPPVRSFCAEYLAPRGIAYGVYDPLIGAGIADLIDETVKLVWVESPGSNTMEVQDVPAIAAAAKAKGALVGCDNTWATPLIFKPLEHGADFACEALTKYVGGHSDLLLGSITVRDMALRQKLKETLRGFGVGVSPDECQLALRGIETMGLRVAHMGKVSEDFARRLVDHPMVERVLHPALPSCPGHEIWKRDMGRSSGLFSLVLKPVDDDIMSAALSALRVFAIGASWGGTRSLVAPQAIAQDRTATAWAAQGPLLRISIGIEEPGELWADLSRLLSVLGKATTTKAA, translated from the coding sequence ATGCATGACCTGACGCTCTGCGTTCACCACCCGGCCGTCAACGAGGAGGGCTATGCCTCCCTCGCCGTGCCGACCCACCGCGCCTCGACCATCGTCTATCCCGATGGCGCGAGCTTCATGGCCCGCAAGTATCGCGGTTTCGACGGGTATACCTATGGGCTGCACGGCACGCCGACGACCCGCACGCTGGAAGCGCAATTGACGATCCTGCACGACGGCGTCCGCACCGTGCTCGTGCCCTCCGGACAGGCGGCCGTGACCATCGTCATGCTGTCGGTGCTGATGCCCGGCGACAAGGTGCTGATCCCCGATCATGTCTATCCGCCGGTGCGCAGCTTCTGCGCCGAATATCTGGCCCCGCGCGGCATCGCCTATGGCGTCTACGACCCGCTGATCGGTGCCGGCATCGCCGATCTCATCGACGAAACCGTCAAGCTTGTCTGGGTCGAGTCGCCCGGCTCGAACACGATGGAGGTGCAGGACGTGCCGGCGATCGCGGCAGCCGCCAAGGCCAAAGGCGCGCTCGTCGGCTGCGACAATACCTGGGCGACGCCGCTGATCTTCAAGCCGCTGGAGCACGGCGCCGATTTCGCCTGCGAGGCGCTGACGAAATATGTCGGCGGCCATTCCGACCTGCTGCTCGGCTCCATCACCGTCAGGGACATGGCCTTGCGCCAGAAGCTGAAGGAAACCTTGCGCGGCTTCGGCGTCGGCGTCTCGCCGGACGAATGCCAGCTCGCCTTGCGCGGTATCGAGACCATGGGCCTGCGCGTCGCCCATATGGGCAAGGTCTCCGAGGACTTCGCCCGCCGGCTCGTCGATCACCCGATGGTCGAGCGCGTGCTGCATCCGGCTCTGCCCTCCTGCCCGGGGCATGAGATTTGGAAAAGGGATATGGGTCGTTCGTCCGGCCTGTTCAGCCTCGTGCTGAAGCCGGTCGACGACGACATCATGAGCGCGGCGCTCAGCGCCTTGCGCGTCTTCGCGATCGGCGCATCCTGGGGCGGCACGCGCAGCCTCGTCGCCCCGCAGGCGATTGCGCAGGACCGGACCGCCACGGCCTGGGCCGCGCAAGGCCCGTTGCTGCGCATTAGCATCGGCATCGAGGAACCCGGCGAGCTCTGGGCCGATCTGAGCCGGCTGTTGTCGGTCCTCGGAAAGGCCACGACGACCAAGGCTGCCTGA
- a CDS encoding amidohydrolase: protein MDTTLLPRLTAWRRHLHAHPELSEKEAKTSAFLQERLRELGIPFEANVGGTGIVATLSRPGSSRSIGLRGDIDALPIAERSDAPYASQTPGVMHACGHDGHSVALLGAAAMLAADPDWTGTIQFIFQPAEENGAGAKAMIADGLFERFPMERIFAFHNWPGLEAGTVAVHDGPVMAAGGRWQVTLHGLAGHAAIPHQTRDPILAAAHLIMGLHSIVSRNVDPCDAVVLSIGQIHGGTVSNQIPESVTLQGTLRTYRPEVREAVIKRMENLITGTCEAYGMRADVEILSTGRAIINTPAEVKLAVAAGGAIGAKVRTDLRPSTTGDDFSFLIKDRLGAYVWIGNGPAGPDGELHNARYDFNDAILPVAIDWMHELAKRALKDEPPKP, encoded by the coding sequence ATGGATACCACCCTCCTCCCGCGGCTGACCGCATGGCGCCGCCATCTCCACGCGCATCCCGAGCTTTCCGAAAAGGAAGCGAAGACCTCGGCCTTCCTCCAAGAGCGGTTGCGCGAACTCGGTATTCCCTTCGAGGCGAATGTCGGCGGCACCGGCATCGTCGCGACGCTCTCGCGGCCGGGCTCCAGCCGCTCTATCGGCCTGCGTGGCGATATCGACGCCCTGCCGATCGCCGAGCGCAGCGACGCTCCCTACGCCTCGCAGACACCCGGCGTCATGCATGCCTGCGGTCATGACGGCCATTCGGTCGCCCTGCTCGGTGCCGCTGCGATGCTCGCCGCCGATCCCGACTGGACAGGCACCATCCAATTCATCTTCCAGCCGGCCGAGGAGAACGGCGCCGGCGCCAAGGCGATGATCGCCGACGGACTGTTCGAGCGCTTCCCGATGGAGCGCATCTTCGCCTTCCACAACTGGCCGGGGCTGGAGGCTGGCACCGTCGCTGTCCATGACGGGCCGGTCATGGCGGCCGGCGGGCGCTGGCAGGTGACGCTGCATGGTCTCGCCGGGCACGCCGCGATCCCGCACCAGACCCGCGATCCGATCCTGGCGGCGGCCCATCTGATCATGGGCCTGCACAGCATCGTCTCGCGCAATGTCGATCCCTGCGACGCTGTCGTCCTCTCGATCGGCCAGATCCATGGCGGTACGGTGAGCAACCAGATTCCCGAGAGCGTCACCCTCCAGGGCACGCTGCGGACCTACCGGCCGGAGGTGCGAGAGGCCGTCATCAAGCGCATGGAAAACCTGATCACCGGCACTTGCGAAGCCTATGGCATGCGCGCCGATGTCGAGATCCTCTCGACCGGCCGGGCGATCATCAATACCCCCGCCGAGGTCAAGCTTGCGGTGGCAGCGGGCGGAGCCATCGGCGCCAAGGTCCGGACCGACTTGCGGCCGAGCACCACCGGCGACGATTTCTCCTTCCTGATCAAGGACAGGCTCGGCGCCTATGTCTGGATCGGCAACGGCCCGGCCGGCCCCGACGGCGAACTCCACAACGCCCGCTACGACTTCAACGACGCCATCCTTCCGGTCGCGATCGACTGGATGCACGAACTCGCCAAGCGCGCGCTGAAGGATGAGCCCCCGAAGCCATGA
- the ehuD gene encoding ectoine/hydroxyectoine ABC transporter permease subunit EhuD: protein MLFDLAFALSTVPKIVGALWTSILVALLSCVGASLLGFSLEIARRSNRVMRYAMRFLIDFIRSTPLLVQLYFFYFVLPSYGIKLPALAIGVIAISIYYSGYLAEVFKAGIDGVKPGQFEAARALGLKRLQTVVLVIAPQMLRNIAAPMGNYFIGIFKSTPYLAAIAVYEAFGAALDISSDTFRYTEPMVVVGAIFLAIALVLAWLVRRLEEHLLLSAKR from the coding sequence ATGCTGTTTGACCTCGCCTTCGCCCTCTCGACCGTGCCGAAAATCGTCGGCGCGCTCTGGACCTCGATCCTGGTCGCGCTGCTGAGCTGCGTCGGCGCCTCGCTGCTTGGCTTCTCGCTGGAGATCGCGCGGCGCAGCAACCGGGTGATGCGCTATGCGATGCGCTTCCTGATCGACTTCATCCGCTCGACGCCGCTGCTCGTGCAGCTGTATTTCTTCTACTTCGTGCTGCCCTCCTACGGCATCAAGCTGCCGGCGCTGGCCATCGGCGTCATCGCGATCAGCATCTATTACAGCGGCTATCTCGCCGAGGTCTTCAAGGCCGGCATCGACGGCGTGAAGCCGGGCCAGTTCGAGGCGGCGCGCGCCCTCGGCCTGAAGCGGCTCCAGACCGTCGTGCTGGTGATCGCGCCGCAGATGCTGCGCAATATCGCCGCGCCGATGGGCAACTACTTCATCGGCATCTTCAAATCGACGCCCTATCTCGCCGCCATCGCCGTCTACGAAGCCTTCGGCGCGGCGCTCGACATCTCGTCCGACACCTTCCGCTACACCGAGCCGATGGTCGTCGTCGGCGCCATCTTTCTCGCCATCGCCCTCGTGCTCGCCTGGCTCGTCAGGCGCCTGGAAGAGCATCTCCTCCTCTCCGCGAAACGCTGA
- a CDS encoding amino acid ABC transporter permease — translation MSFLEVLSGIFQGLNVTLTVTVLGMLYAVPFAFAAGIAQHSWRGLAYGAITAVIEFWRSTSVVILLYGFYYTLPSFGLRLSGITVGAMVLGLHIGAYGSQAVRGALQALDKGQSEAGRSLGLRGWQILMLIELPQALLAMVPTFINQFIQLVKGTALVSLVTLTDMTFRAKEISQLFYDPPKVYFALLVAYFILCYPATIVGRWVERKVGAGRKLDHAV, via the coding sequence ATGAGCTTTCTCGAAGTCCTCTCGGGCATCTTCCAGGGGTTGAACGTCACGCTGACGGTGACGGTGCTCGGCATGCTCTATGCCGTGCCCTTTGCCTTCGCCGCCGGCATCGCCCAGCATAGCTGGCGCGGCCTCGCCTATGGCGCGATCACCGCCGTCATCGAGTTCTGGCGCTCGACCTCGGTCGTGATCCTGCTCTACGGCTTCTACTACACGCTGCCGTCCTTCGGCCTGCGGCTCTCGGGCATCACCGTCGGCGCGATGGTGCTGGGCCTGCATATCGGCGCCTATGGCAGCCAGGCCGTGCGCGGCGCGCTGCAGGCGCTGGACAAGGGCCAGAGCGAGGCCGGGCGCTCGCTCGGCCTGCGCGGCTGGCAGATCCTGATGCTGATCGAATTGCCGCAGGCGCTTCTGGCGATGGTGCCGACCTTCATCAACCAGTTCATCCAGCTCGTGAAGGGCACGGCGCTGGTCTCGCTGGTGACGCTGACCGACATGACCTTCCGCGCCAAGGAGATATCGCAGCTCTTCTACGACCCGCCGAAGGTCTATTTCGCGCTGCTCGTCGCCTATTTCATCCTGTGCTATCCTGCGACAATCGTCGGCCGCTGGGTCGAGCGCAAGGTCGGCGCCGGACGGAAGCTCGACCATGCTGTTTGA
- the ehuB gene encoding ectoine/hydroxyectoine ABC transporter substrate-binding protein EhuB produces the protein MTAISRRRLSLLLAGAATVLSAFSGPGSSQAQAQSEWAGKKLVVGIHNRTPWAYRDKDSKVVGIHPDVIRAVFAPLGVKDFEFVVSDFGAMIPGLLAGRFDIIASGVAITPPRCEQVLFSEPDVAVGDSLLVKKGNPLNLHSYEDIARNPKARLAGGRGSENTKNAIAAGVPEAQVSLFPNNEAAVSAILADRADAATLSVPSAIGVIEEQKVAGMERALPFKGLIKPNGQPAKLYTGTVFPKSSARLRDAYNAELAKLRASGGLKPIMEKYNFTADDDAGAITTAQICAGNG, from the coding sequence ATGACCGCCATCTCGCGCCGCCGCCTTTCCCTCCTCCTGGCGGGTGCCGCCACGGTGCTCTCGGCCTTTAGCGGCCCGGGGTCTTCGCAGGCGCAGGCTCAATCCGAATGGGCTGGCAAGAAGCTCGTCGTCGGCATCCATAACCGCACGCCCTGGGCCTATCGCGACAAGGACAGCAAGGTCGTCGGCATCCATCCCGACGTGATCCGCGCCGTCTTCGCGCCGCTCGGCGTCAAGGATTTCGAGTTCGTCGTCTCCGATTTCGGCGCGATGATCCCGGGCCTGCTGGCCGGGCGCTTCGACATCATCGCATCCGGCGTCGCGATCACGCCGCCGCGCTGCGAGCAGGTGCTGTTCAGCGAGCCGGACGTGGCCGTGGGCGACAGCCTGCTGGTCAAGAAGGGCAATCCGTTGAACCTTCATTCCTACGAGGATATCGCCAGGAATCCGAAGGCCCGGCTCGCTGGCGGGCGCGGATCCGAGAATACCAAGAATGCCATTGCGGCGGGCGTCCCCGAAGCGCAAGTCTCGCTCTTCCCGAACAACGAAGCCGCGGTCAGCGCGATCCTTGCCGACCGCGCCGATGCCGCGACGTTGTCGGTGCCGAGCGCCATCGGCGTCATCGAGGAGCAGAAGGTCGCGGGGATGGAGCGCGCGCTTCCGTTCAAGGGCCTGATCAAACCGAACGGCCAGCCGGCCAAGCTCTATACCGGCACGGTCTTCCCCAAGAGCAGCGCCCGGCTGCGCGACGCCTACAATGCCGAGCTCGCCAAGCTGCGCGCCAGCGGCGGCCTCAAGCCGATCATGGAGAAATACAACTTCACCGCCGACGACGATGCCGGCGCCATCACCACCGCGCAGATCTGCGCCGGCAACGGCTGA
- a CDS encoding amino acid ABC transporter ATP-binding protein, whose protein sequence is MIGVNKWYGEFHVLRDINLKVERGEKLVICGPSGSGKSTMIRCINRLEEHQKGQIIVDGTELTNDLKKIDEIRRDVGMVFQHFNLFPHLTILENLTLAPIWVKKMPKKDAEEIAMHYLQRVKIPEQAAKYPGQLSGGQQQRVAIARSLCMSPKIMLFDEPTSALDPEMVKEVLDTMVSLADEGMTMLCVTHEMGFARQVADRVIFMDAGQIVEMNTPDEFFKNPQHERTKLFLSQILH, encoded by the coding sequence ATGATCGGCGTGAACAAGTGGTATGGCGAGTTCCACGTTCTGCGCGACATCAACCTCAAGGTCGAGCGCGGCGAGAAGCTGGTGATCTGCGGCCCGTCAGGCTCGGGCAAGTCGACGATGATCCGCTGCATCAACCGTCTCGAGGAGCACCAGAAGGGTCAGATCATCGTCGACGGGACGGAGCTGACCAACGATCTCAAGAAGATCGACGAGATCCGCCGCGATGTCGGAATGGTTTTCCAGCACTTCAACCTGTTCCCGCATCTGACGATCCTGGAGAACCTGACGCTGGCTCCGATCTGGGTGAAGAAGATGCCCAAGAAGGACGCCGAGGAGATCGCGATGCACTATCTCCAGCGCGTCAAGATCCCCGAGCAGGCGGCGAAATATCCGGGCCAGCTCTCGGGCGGCCAGCAGCAGCGCGTGGCGATCGCCCGCTCATTGTGCATGAGCCCCAAGATCATGCTGTTCGACGAGCCGACCTCGGCGCTCGATCCGGAGATGGTCAAGGAGGTGCTCGACACCATGGTCTCGCTGGCCGACGAGGGCATGACCATGCTCTGCGTCACCCACGAGATGGGCTTCGCCCGCCAGGTCGCCGACCGCGTCATCTTCATGGATGCCGGCCAGATCGTCGAGATGAACACCCCCGACGAATTCTTCAAGAACCCCCAGCACGAGCGCACAAAGCTCTTCCTCTCCCAGATCCTGCACTGA
- a CDS encoding LysR substrate-binding domain-containing protein, with the protein MSNLNSRQIEVFAAVMKAGTVSRAAEILGVTQPGVSRLIAELEKSLGFALFDRVRNRIVPTPEGRTFFAEVEANFRGMDRLRASAARIRDYGAGQLRIATLSALSSSIVPNAVLRFRNLRPDATVTLMVLSSRDVRDGVASGIYDVGLAADEIDVTGVVHQVFVQPRALCAMPLGHPLAERETIGPHDLSGVDFVAYVPEDRARQRFDMIMSEAGAPPPRVVVETIYAATVCALVAQGVGVGLISPYAIAGHDQSQLVLRPFEPPVQSRSFLILPPDRPKSQLVRDFIDCLMEAR; encoded by the coding sequence ATGTCGAACTTGAACAGCCGTCAGATCGAAGTCTTCGCTGCCGTGATGAAGGCGGGAACGGTCTCGCGAGCGGCCGAGATTCTCGGCGTGACGCAGCCCGGCGTCAGCCGCCTGATCGCGGAGCTCGAAAAGTCGCTGGGCTTCGCCCTGTTCGACCGGGTGCGCAACCGCATCGTCCCGACGCCGGAAGGGCGAACCTTCTTCGCCGAGGTCGAGGCCAATTTCCGCGGCATGGACCGGCTGCGCGCCAGCGCGGCCCGCATCCGCGACTATGGCGCGGGCCAGCTCCGGATCGCGACGCTGTCGGCGCTCAGTTCCTCGATCGTCCCGAATGCCGTGCTGCGCTTCCGCAACCTGCGCCCCGACGCGACCGTGACGCTGATGGTCCTGTCCTCTAGGGACGTCAGGGACGGCGTCGCCTCCGGCATCTACGATGTCGGCCTGGCCGCCGACGAGATCGATGTCACGGGCGTGGTTCATCAGGTCTTCGTGCAGCCGCGCGCGCTCTGCGCCATGCCGCTCGGCCACCCCTTGGCCGAGCGCGAAACGATCGGCCCGCATGATCTGTCCGGCGTCGATTTCGTCGCCTATGTCCCGGAGGACCGCGCCCGGCAGCGCTTCGACATGATCATGTCGGAAGCCGGAGCGCCGCCGCCGCGCGTCGTGGTCGAGACGATCTATGCGGCGACGGTCTGCGCGCTGGTGGCGCAGGGCGTCGGCGTCGGATTGATCAGCCCCTACGCGATTGCAGGCCACGATCAGAGCCAGCTCGTGCTGCGCCCGTTCGAACCGCCCGTGCAGAGCCGCAGCTTTCTCATCCTGCCGCCGGACAGGCCGAAATCGCAGCTCGTGCGCGACTTCATCGACTGCCTGATGGAAGCACGCTGA
- a CDS encoding ureidoglycolate lyase, which yields MSIASPSPRALEIQPVTNDTFAPFGWIIAAGESGRAANNGTAQRHDVHAHPAADVRPGSSFVTSIFEARRQPPTSTITMLERHVNSIQLIMPLNGSGHIVIVSQTRKDGMPDLSTLAAFSFSAAQGMVYRRGLWHHPIMATGSDARFLVQSWQNGTEADCEVLAIAPCRLSAVDET from the coding sequence ATGAGCATAGCATCCCCCTCCCCGCGCGCTCTCGAGATTCAGCCGGTCACGAACGACACCTTCGCCCCTTTCGGCTGGATCATCGCAGCAGGTGAGTCCGGCCGCGCCGCGAACAACGGGACGGCGCAGCGGCATGACGTTCACGCTCATCCGGCGGCTGACGTCCGGCCCGGATCCAGCTTTGTGACGTCGATCTTCGAGGCGAGGCGGCAGCCCCCGACCTCCACCATCACCATGCTTGAGCGGCATGTGAATTCGATACAGCTGATCATGCCACTCAACGGGTCCGGCCATATCGTCATCGTCAGCCAGACCCGGAAAGATGGCATGCCCGACCTGTCGACCCTGGCCGCGTTCTCGTTTTCCGCGGCGCAGGGAATGGTCTATCGCCGCGGGCTTTGGCACCACCCGATCATGGCGACCGGCTCGGACGCCCGCTTTCTCGTCCAGTCCTGGCAGAACGGCACCGAGGCCGACTGCGAGGTGCTCGCCATCGCCCCCTGCAGATTGTCGGCGGTCGACGAGACCTGA
- the rpiB gene encoding ribose 5-phosphate isomerase B produces MTADNRIVLSSDHAAIPLRQVIARHVAARGWVVADIGPVTPESTPYPRHGEAAARMVASGECRLGIVLCGTGQGIMMAANKVKGIRCGVCSDTFSARMIREHNDANMLSLGARVVGEGLALAIVDAFLDATFEGGRHAARVEMIAVLER; encoded by the coding sequence GTGACCGCCGATAACCGCATCGTCCTTTCCAGCGACCACGCCGCCATCCCGCTCCGGCAGGTCATCGCCAGACATGTGGCGGCGCGGGGCTGGGTCGTGGCCGATATCGGCCCGGTGACGCCGGAAAGCACGCCCTATCCGAGACATGGCGAAGCGGCGGCCCGGATGGTCGCCTCCGGCGAATGCCGGCTCGGCATCGTCCTGTGTGGCACCGGCCAGGGCATCATGATGGCGGCGAACAAGGTCAAGGGCATCCGCTGCGGCGTCTGCTCCGACACGTTCTCGGCCCGCATGATCCGCGAGCACAACGACGCCAACATGCTGTCGCTCGGAGCCCGCGTGGTCGGCGAAGGGCTGGCGCTCGCGATCGTGGATGCGTTTCTCGACGCCACGTTCGAAGGCGGCCGACATGCGGCGCGCGTCGAGATGATCGCGGTGCTGGAGAGGTAG
- a CDS encoding ABC transporter substrate-binding protein, which translates to MMKALLGAATLALGFGLGASAMACELDRPLKIAGLDYDSAAFHTAVAGAIAERGFGCKVERVPGVIAPLVNGLARGDVDIVMEIWMANPVDAWVKAAEAGKVEPLGTTFPDASEGWFVPRYLVSGPDAKAPDLKKPEDLKRYKALFADPEEPEKGRFYNCVAGWVCEGINTKKLAVYGLAEDFTNTRGGSGEALVAAIEAALKRKRPVVFYYWGPSWLLGAYDLLKLEEAPFDAGVWAELKASDTPKRATAYPTSKVVIGANIDFAKKAPQLASFFKSYGTTSDVTSKMLAEAREKGVTPEQQALVFLKTQGEIWKKWLPADIAGKVAASL; encoded by the coding sequence ATGATGAAGGCCCTTCTTGGAGCAGCAACCCTTGCCCTCGGCTTCGGCCTCGGCGCGTCGGCCATGGCCTGCGAACTCGATCGCCCGTTGAAGATCGCCGGGCTCGACTATGATTCGGCAGCCTTCCACACAGCCGTCGCCGGCGCGATCGCCGAGCGCGGCTTCGGCTGCAAGGTTGAGCGCGTTCCCGGCGTGATCGCGCCGCTGGTCAATGGGCTTGCGCGGGGCGATGTCGACATCGTCATGGAAATCTGGATGGCGAACCCGGTCGATGCCTGGGTCAAGGCGGCCGAGGCCGGCAAGGTCGAACCGCTCGGCACGACATTCCCGGATGCGAGCGAAGGCTGGTTCGTGCCGCGCTATCTCGTTTCCGGGCCTGACGCCAAGGCGCCGGACCTGAAGAAGCCGGAGGACCTCAAGCGCTACAAGGCCCTGTTCGCCGATCCGGAGGAGCCGGAGAAGGGGCGCTTCTACAATTGCGTCGCCGGCTGGGTCTGCGAGGGCATCAACACCAAGAAGCTCGCGGTCTACGGCCTCGCCGAGGACTTCACCAATACGCGCGGCGGCTCGGGCGAGGCGCTCGTCGCCGCGATCGAGGCCGCGCTCAAGCGCAAGCGCCCGGTCGTGTTCTACTACTGGGGCCCGAGCTGGCTGCTCGGCGCCTATGACCTCCTCAAGCTGGAGGAGGCGCCTTTCGATGCGGGCGTCTGGGCCGAGCTCAAGGCCAGCGACACCCCCAAGCGCGCCACCGCCTATCCGACCAGCAAGGTCGTGATCGGCGCGAATATCGACTTCGCCAAGAAGGCGCCCCAGCTCGCCAGCTTCTTCAAGAGCTACGGCACGACCAGCGACGTGACCTCGAAGATGCTGGCCGAAGCGCGCGAAAAGGGCGTGACGCCCGAGCAGCAGGCGCTCGTCTTCCTGAAGACGCAGGGTGAGATTTGGAAGAAATGGCTGCCGGCCGATATCGCCGGCAAGGTCGCCGCCAGCCTGTGA
- a CDS encoding ABC transporter permease subunit, producing the protein MTTGSVPDIGKALQGAVNHAVDALVTGYGDRLDGFGAMLTAPVRLVETLLQYVPIPAFVLAVAAGAWLATRRIGFALAMAALPLALAGLGVWGEAMQSLALVIIAVVFVVLLGLPLGVAAARLPRLGKALAPLYDLMQTIPSFVYLIPVAMLLGLGRAPALVATLVYALPPFARLTELGLRGVDAGLVEASRALGLRPRQAFWLIELPLARPTILQGLNQAIMMALAMVVVASMIGAKGLGEVVLLGLQRADPGLGFVGGLGIVLLAVLLDRMAQAVLGARQPPR; encoded by the coding sequence GTGACGACCGGTTCGGTGCCGGATATCGGCAAGGCGCTGCAAGGCGCAGTCAATCACGCGGTCGATGCGCTGGTCACCGGCTATGGCGACAGGCTCGACGGTTTCGGTGCGATGCTGACGGCGCCGGTCCGTCTCGTCGAGACGCTGCTCCAGTATGTCCCGATCCCGGCCTTCGTGCTGGCTGTCGCGGCCGGCGCCTGGCTGGCGACGCGGCGGATCGGCTTCGCGCTGGCGATGGCCGCCTTGCCGCTGGCTCTCGCGGGATTGGGTGTCTGGGGCGAGGCCATGCAGTCGCTCGCCCTGGTGATTATCGCCGTCGTCTTCGTCGTGCTGCTGGGCCTGCCGCTCGGCGTCGCGGCGGCGCGCCTGCCGCGATTGGGAAAGGCGCTCGCGCCGCTCTACGACCTCATGCAGACTATCCCGAGCTTCGTCTACCTGATCCCGGTCGCGATGCTGCTCGGGCTCGGGCGCGCACCGGCGCTGGTCGCGACGCTGGTCTACGCGCTGCCGCCCTTCGCGCGCCTGACCGAACTCGGCCTACGCGGCGTCGATGCCGGGCTCGTCGAGGCCTCGCGGGCTTTGGGCCTGCGGCCCCGGCAGGCTTTCTGGCTGATCGAATTGCCGCTGGCCCGCCCCACGATCCTGCAGGGCTTGAACCAGGCGATCATGATGGCGCTGGCCATGGTCGTGGTCGCCTCGATGATCGGCGCCAAGGGGCTGGGCGAGGTCGTGCTGCTCGGCCTGCAACGGGCCGATCCCGGCCTCGGCTTCGTCGGCGGGCTCGGCATCGTCCTGCTCGCGGTACTGCTCGACCGGATGGCGCAGGCGGTTCTCGGCGCGCGGCAGCCGCCGCGCTGA